A window from Streptomyces sp. NBC_00271 encodes these proteins:
- the ftsH gene encoding ATP-dependent zinc metalloprotease FtsH: MDVKRYFRGPVMWIVLAVLAVVVLMQVVGSSGGYKTVDTGQVVQAINDNKVQEAKLTTGDEQVIKVQLKDGQKVSGSSKIQASYIGDQGVNLANTLQDKFQNKQIPDGYTVSPSKQNPFLGILLSLLPFVLIVVVFLFLMNQMQGGGSRVMNFGKSKAKLITKDTPKTTFSDVAGSDEAVEELQEIKEFLQEPAKFQAVGAKIPKGVLLYGPPGTGKTLLARAVAGEAGVPFYSISGSDFVEMFVGVGASRVRDLFEQAKANAPAIVFVDEIDAVGRHRGAGLGGGHDEREQTLNQLLVEMDGFDVKGGVILIAATNRPDILDPALLRPGRFDRQIAVDRPDMQGRLEILKVHQKGKPVAQDVDLSAVARRTPGFTGADLANVLNEAALLTARSDLKLIDNSMLDEAIDRVVAGPQKRTRIMSDKEKKITAYHEGGHALVAAASPNSDPVHKITILSRGRALGYTMVLPDEDKYSTTRNEMLDQLAYMLGGRAAEELVFHDPTTGAANDIEKATATARAMVTQYGMTERLGAIKFGGDNTEPFLGREMSHPRDYSEEVAALVDEEVKKLIENAHNEAWEILVENRDVLDQLVLQLLEKETLSKEQIAEIFAPIHKRPARPAWTGSSRRTPSTRPPVLSPKELSLTNGANGSTPAIANVTESVPAKEVAPEDRSES; the protein is encoded by the coding sequence ATGGACGTGAAGCGATACTTCCGTGGGCCGGTCATGTGGATCGTGCTGGCCGTCCTTGCCGTGGTCGTGTTGATGCAGGTCGTCGGCTCGTCCGGCGGCTACAAGACAGTGGACACCGGCCAGGTCGTCCAGGCGATCAATGACAACAAGGTTCAAGAGGCCAAGCTGACCACCGGTGACGAGCAAGTCATCAAGGTGCAGCTCAAGGATGGCCAGAAGGTCTCCGGCAGCTCCAAGATCCAGGCGAGCTACATCGGTGACCAGGGCGTCAACCTCGCCAACACACTCCAGGACAAGTTCCAGAACAAGCAGATTCCGGACGGCTACACGGTCTCGCCGTCCAAGCAGAACCCGTTCCTCGGCATCCTGCTGTCTCTGCTTCCCTTCGTCCTCATCGTCGTCGTCTTCCTGTTCCTGATGAACCAGATGCAGGGCGGCGGCTCCCGGGTCATGAACTTCGGGAAGTCCAAGGCGAAGCTCATCACCAAGGACACCCCGAAGACGACGTTCTCGGACGTCGCGGGCTCGGACGAGGCGGTCGAGGAGCTCCAGGAGATCAAGGAGTTCCTCCAGGAGCCGGCGAAGTTCCAGGCGGTCGGGGCGAAGATCCCCAAGGGTGTGCTCCTGTACGGGCCTCCTGGAACCGGTAAGACGCTGCTCGCACGCGCTGTCGCGGGCGAGGCGGGCGTGCCCTTCTACTCGATCTCGGGTTCCGACTTCGTCGAGATGTTCGTCGGTGTCGGTGCCTCCCGAGTCCGTGACCTGTTCGAGCAGGCCAAGGCGAACGCTCCGGCGATCGTCTTCGTCGACGAGATCGACGCGGTCGGCCGCCACCGCGGCGCCGGCCTCGGCGGTGGTCACGACGAGCGCGAGCAGACGCTGAACCAGCTGCTCGTCGAGATGGACGGCTTCGACGTGAAGGGCGGTGTGATCCTCATCGCCGCCACGAACCGGCCGGACATCCTCGACCCGGCGCTGCTGCGTCCCGGCCGCTTCGACCGTCAGATCGCGGTCGACCGCCCGGACATGCAGGGCCGTCTGGAGATCCTCAAGGTTCACCAGAAGGGCAAGCCGGTCGCGCAGGACGTCGACCTCTCGGCCGTCGCCCGTCGCACCCCCGGCTTCACGGGTGCCGATCTCGCCAACGTGTTGAACGAGGCCGCGCTTCTGACGGCCCGCAGCGACCTGAAGCTGATCGACAACTCCATGCTGGACGAGGCGATCGACCGCGTGGTCGCGGGCCCGCAGAAGCGGACCCGGATCATGTCGGACAAGGAGAAGAAGATCACCGCGTACCACGAGGGCGGCCACGCCCTGGTCGCGGCGGCGTCTCCGAACTCCGACCCGGTCCACAAGATCACGATCCTGTCGCGTGGCCGTGCCCTCGGTTACACGATGGTCCTGCCGGACGAGGACAAGTACTCCACGACGCGCAACGAGATGCTGGACCAGCTGGCCTACATGCTGGGCGGCCGCGCGGCCGAGGAGCTCGTCTTCCACGACCCGACCACGGGCGCTGCGAACGACATCGAGAAGGCCACCGCAACGGCCCGCGCGATGGTCACGCAGTACGGCATGACCGAGCGGCTGGGCGCGATCAAGTTCGGCGGCGACAACACCGAGCCCTTCCTGGGCCGGGAGATGTCGCACCCGCGTGACTACTCGGAAGAGGTCGCCGCGCTCGTCGACGAAGAGGTCAAGAAGCTCATCGAGAACGCGCACAACGAGGCCTGGGAGATCCTGGTCGAGAACCGCGACGTCCTCGACCAGCTGGTGCTCCAGCTGCTGGAGAAGGAGACGCTGAGCAAGGAGCAGATCGCCGAGATCTTCGCTCCGATCCACAAGCGCCCGGCCCGCCCCGCGTGGACCGGCTCCTCCCGGCGCACCCCGTCCACCCGCCCGCCGGTGCTCTCCCCCAAGGAGCTGTCGCTGACGAACGGGGCGAACGGATCGACGCCGGCCATCGCCAATGTGACGGAGTCCGTCCCGGCGAAGGAAGTGGCTCCGGAGGACCGCTCCGAGAGCTGA
- a CDS encoding threonine/serine ThrE exporter family protein encodes MTEAEDRKPQSDEARSAFAQPDGVAPAVEDESGTTSEFAVPKGLVPPETAGTESEGSAFSNPRTYSAKHAPPAFTPATGIPVVSLTKDVPWQDRMRTMLRMPVAERPAPELLHKEDEAGPAVPRVLDLTLRIGELLLAGGEGAEDVETAMFAVCRSFGLDRCEPNVTFTLLSISHQPSLVDDPVTASRTVRRRGTDYTRLAAVYRLVDDLSDPETAFSLEEAYRRLAEMRRNRHPYPGWVLTGCTGLLAGAASVLVGGDAIVFVAAALGAMLGDRLAWLCAGRGLPEFYQFTVAAMPPAAIGVALQLAHVDTNSSAVITGGLFALLPGRALVAGVQDGLTGFYITASARLLEVMYLFVGIIVGVLIVLYFGVKFGAALNPDQALSISERPLLQIAAAMLLSLTFAVLLQQERSTVLAVTLNGGVAWSVYGAMHYAGGISPVASTAVAAGLVGLFGQLLSRYRFASALPYTTAAIGPLLPGSATYFGLLSIAQSNVDKGLVSLSKAAALAMAIAIGVNLGSEISRLFLRVPGGAAGGRRAAKRTRGF; translated from the coding sequence GTGACGGAGGCGGAGGACCGCAAACCGCAGTCGGACGAGGCGAGGAGTGCCTTCGCACAGCCGGACGGCGTGGCACCGGCGGTCGAGGACGAATCGGGGACCACGTCGGAGTTCGCGGTCCCCAAGGGGCTCGTGCCGCCCGAGACGGCAGGTACCGAGTCCGAGGGATCGGCGTTCAGCAACCCGCGCACCTACAGCGCGAAGCACGCCCCGCCCGCCTTCACACCGGCGACCGGCATCCCCGTGGTCAGCCTGACCAAGGACGTGCCCTGGCAGGACCGGATGCGCACGATGCTGCGCATGCCGGTGGCCGAGCGTCCGGCACCCGAACTGCTGCACAAGGAGGACGAGGCCGGCCCGGCCGTCCCCCGCGTGCTCGACCTGACGCTGCGCATCGGCGAGTTGCTACTCGCGGGCGGTGAGGGCGCCGAGGACGTGGAGACGGCGATGTTCGCCGTCTGCCGCTCGTTCGGCCTGGACCGCTGCGAGCCGAACGTCACCTTCACCCTGTTGTCCATCTCGCACCAGCCGTCCCTGGTGGACGATCCCGTGACGGCTTCCCGGACCGTACGCCGCCGGGGCACCGACTACACGCGGCTCGCGGCCGTCTACCGGCTCGTCGACGACCTGAGCGACCCGGAGACCGCGTTCTCCCTGGAGGAGGCCTACCGGCGCCTCGCGGAGATGCGGCGCAACCGGCATCCGTATCCCGGCTGGGTGCTGACCGGCTGCACCGGGCTGCTGGCGGGTGCGGCCTCGGTGCTCGTGGGCGGTGACGCGATCGTGTTCGTCGCCGCGGCGCTCGGCGCGATGCTGGGCGACCGGCTGGCCTGGCTCTGCGCGGGGCGCGGGCTGCCGGAGTTCTACCAGTTCACGGTGGCCGCGATGCCGCCGGCCGCGATAGGTGTCGCGCTCCAGCTCGCGCACGTCGACACGAACTCGTCCGCGGTGATCACCGGTGGTCTGTTCGCGCTGCTGCCCGGACGGGCGCTCGTCGCGGGCGTCCAGGACGGACTGACCGGCTTCTACATCACCGCGTCCGCGCGCCTCCTGGAGGTCATGTACCTCTTCGTCGGCATCATCGTCGGCGTCCTCATCGTGCTCTATTTCGGCGTGAAGTTCGGCGCCGCGCTCAATCCGGACCAGGCGCTCAGCATCTCCGAGCGGCCCCTGCTTCAGATCGCCGCCGCCATGCTGCTGTCGCTGACCTTCGCCGTCCTGCTCCAACAGGAACGATCCACCGTGCTCGCGGTGACCCTCAACGGAGGCGTCGCCTGGTCGGTGTACGGGGCGATGCACTACGCGGGCGGTATCTCGCCGGTCGCCTCCACCGCCGTCGCCGCGGGCCTGGTGGGCCTCTTCGGGCAGCTGCTGTCCCGCTACCGGTTCGCGTCCGCGCTGCCGTACACGACCGCCGCGATAGGGCCCCTGCTCCCAGGGTCGGCCACTTACTTCGGGCTGCTGTCGATCGCCCAGAGCAACGTCGACAAGGGCCTGGTTTCGCTCTCCAAGGCCGCGGCGCTCGCCATGGCCATCGCCATCGGTGTGAACCTGGGGTCGGAGATCTCCCGGCTGTTCCTGCGGGTGCCGGGGGGCGCCGCCGGGGGGCGCAGGGCCGCGAAGCGGACGCGGGGGTTCTGA
- the tilS gene encoding tRNA lysidine(34) synthetase TilS has translation MGPHPAVAAIRLAVRRVLHDVLTDHTRPPGESSPLVLVACSGGADSMALASALAFEAPKLGIRAGGITVDHGLQPGSDLRADDVVSRLVELGMTPVESLAVTVGRDGGPEAAARDARYAALDAAAERHGASAVLLGHTRDDQAETVLLGLARGSGIRSLSGMAAVSGAGGRYRRPFLHLDRQTARKACMVQSLPVWDDPHNADPAYTRSRLRHEGLPALEKALGKGVVEALARTAQLSRDDADALDSWARQAEASVRDTAGLLECAKLYALPPAVRRRILRRAAIEAGAPAGSLFARHIEEVDRLITGWRGQGAINLPGKVVAQRQGGRLVIRQG, from the coding sequence ATGGGTCCCCATCCTGCGGTCGCGGCGATACGCCTGGCGGTCCGCCGCGTACTCCACGACGTCCTCACCGACCACACCCGTCCCCCAGGCGAGTCCTCCCCGCTCGTCCTCGTCGCCTGCTCCGGCGGCGCCGACTCCATGGCGCTCGCCTCGGCTCTCGCCTTCGAAGCCCCCAAACTCGGCATCCGCGCCGGTGGCATCACCGTGGACCACGGTCTGCAGCCCGGCTCCGATCTGCGCGCCGACGACGTCGTCTCCCGCCTCGTCGAGCTCGGCATGACCCCCGTCGAGTCCCTCGCCGTCACCGTGGGCCGCGACGGCGGCCCCGAGGCCGCCGCCCGCGACGCCCGATACGCCGCCCTGGACGCCGCCGCCGAGCGCCACGGCGCCTCCGCCGTCCTGCTCGGCCACACCCGTGACGACCAGGCCGAGACGGTTCTGCTGGGTCTCGCCCGCGGCTCCGGCATCCGCTCCCTGTCCGGCATGGCCGCGGTCTCGGGGGCCGGCGGCCGTTACCGCCGACCGTTCCTGCACCTGGACCGGCAGACCGCCCGCAAGGCCTGCATGGTCCAGTCGCTGCCCGTCTGGGACGACCCGCACAACGCCGACCCGGCCTACACCCGCTCCCGGCTGCGCCACGAGGGCCTGCCCGCCCTGGAGAAGGCGCTCGGCAAGGGAGTCGTCGAGGCCCTCGCCAGGACGGCACAGCTGTCCCGTGACGACGCCGACGCCCTCGACTCCTGGGCCCGCCAGGCCGAGGCCTCCGTACGCGACACGGCGGGCCTCCTGGAGTGCGCGAAGCTCTACGCCCTGCCGCCCGCCGTACGCCGCCGCATCCTGCGCCGCGCCGCCATCGAGGCGGGCGCCCCGGCCGGTTCGCTGTTCGCCCGCCACATCGAAGAAGTCGACCGGCTGATCACCGGCTGGCGCGGTCAGGGAGCCATCAATCTCCCCGGCAAAGTCGTCGCTCAGCGACAGGGTGGCAGACTGGTGATTCGGCAAGGCTGA
- the dacB gene encoding D-alanyl-D-alanine carboxypeptidase/D-alanyl-D-alanine endopeptidase, with translation MVVPELRAWRAARPHVVRIKRTVQPHVTRVAQAVQPRVTKAAQSVRPHVVRAAQAVRPRPVKVTTPRLTAVAATAGLALAAGAVAFAGPWDSSGQRTAERDWAASREGEGGADHGRSSDTSPTAPKPAPSAASVLTGLGGSTVSVPAPTQKALTSTLDRLLGDPALGGRRTAVVVDVATGKRLYGKGADDAQTPASTTKIATAVAALSAAGADHRIETRAVLEPGTKEVVLVGGGDPTLTARKEAAGWASLRTLADETATALKARHLNQVTLSYDTSLYTGPALHPIGSNPNLAPVSALMVDEARTDGSASGPVNRAADPAADAAVKFAGLLEAKGIKTTTPGPSKATNRSQSLASVSSPPLSALIERMLTNSDNDIAEAMARQVALATGRAADFDGGAAAIDAELKKLGLPLSGAHFTDGSGLNRDDRLTADLLTALLVKAGDPAHPELRPILTGLPVAGFTGTLSDRYAHDASGTGLVRAKTGTLTGVNTLAGTVVDADGRLLAFAFLASDTTDPSAAQSALDRTASALAGCGCR, from the coding sequence GTGGTCGTGCCAGAGCTGAGGGCTTGGCGGGCCGCGAGACCGCATGTGGTGCGGATCAAGCGGACCGTGCAGCCGCATGTGACGCGGGTCGCGCAGGCCGTGCAGCCGCGTGTGACGAAGGCTGCGCAGTCCGTGCGACCGCATGTGGTGCGGGCTGCTCAAGCCGTGCGGCCGCGTCCCGTGAAGGTCACGACCCCGCGGCTCACAGCCGTCGCCGCCACCGCGGGCCTGGCACTCGCGGCCGGGGCGGTGGCCTTCGCCGGCCCCTGGGACTCCTCCGGTCAGCGTACGGCCGAGCGTGACTGGGCCGCATCGCGAGAAGGGGAGGGTGGCGCAGATCACGGACGTAGTTCCGATACGTCCCCCACGGCGCCGAAGCCCGCGCCCAGCGCCGCCTCCGTGCTGACCGGTCTCGGCGGCTCCACCGTCTCGGTGCCCGCACCCACCCAGAAGGCCCTCACGAGCACCCTCGACCGGCTCCTGGGCGACCCCGCGCTTGGCGGGCGGCGCACGGCCGTGGTCGTCGACGTGGCGACCGGCAAGCGGCTGTACGGCAAGGGCGCCGACGACGCGCAGACCCCGGCCTCCACCACGAAGATCGCCACCGCGGTCGCCGCGCTCTCCGCGGCGGGCGCCGACCACCGCATCGAGACCCGCGCGGTCCTGGAGCCCGGCACCAAGGAGGTCGTGCTCGTCGGCGGCGGCGACCCCACGCTGACCGCCCGCAAGGAGGCGGCGGGCTGGGCGAGCCTGCGGACCCTGGCCGACGAGACGGCGACCGCCCTGAAGGCCCGTCATCTGAACCAGGTGACGCTCTCCTACGACACCTCGCTCTACACCGGTCCCGCCCTGCACCCCATCGGCTCCAACCCCAACCTCGCGCCGGTCAGCGCCCTGATGGTCGACGAGGCCCGCACCGACGGCTCGGCCAGCGGCCCGGTCAACCGCGCCGCGGACCCGGCGGCGGACGCGGCCGTGAAGTTCGCGGGGCTGCTGGAGGCCAAGGGCATCAAGACGACGACCCCCGGCCCCTCCAAAGCGACGAACCGCTCGCAGTCCCTCGCCTCGGTCTCCTCGCCGCCCCTGTCCGCCCTCATCGAGCGGATGCTGACGAACAGCGACAACGACATCGCGGAGGCCATGGCCCGCCAAGTCGCCCTCGCCACCGGCCGGGCGGCCGACTTCGACGGCGGCGCGGCGGCGATCGACGCCGAGCTGAAGAAGCTCGGACTCCCGCTGTCCGGCGCGCACTTCACGGACGGCAGCGGTCTGAACCGGGACGACAGACTGACGGCGGACCTGCTCACGGCCCTCCTGGTCAAGGCCGGTGACCCCGCGCACCCCGAACTCCGGCCCATCCTGACCGGTCTGCCGGTCGCCGGCTTCACGGGCACCCTCAGCGACCGTTACGCCCACGACGCGTCCGGCACCGGCCTCGTACGCGCCAAGACCGGCACGCTGACCGGGGTGAACACCCTGGCGGGCACGGTCGTCGACGCCGACGGCCGCCTGCTGGCCTTCGCCTTCCTGGCCTCCGACACGACCGACCCGTCGGCGGCCCAGTCGGCCCTGGACCGCACGGCCTCGGCACTGGCAGGCTGCGGCTGCCGCTAG
- the hpt gene encoding hypoxanthine phosphoribosyltransferase → MRVDAKDMGTDLKSVLITKEEIDAKLAELAAKIDAEYVGKDLLIVGVLKGAVMVMADLARALSTPVTMDWMAVSSYGAGTQSSGVVRILKDLDTDIKGKHVLIVEDIIDSGLTLSWLISNLGSREPASLKVCTLLRKPEAAKVAIDVEWVGFDIPNEFVIGYGLDYAEKYRNLPFVGTLAPHVYGG, encoded by the coding sequence ATGCGGGTGGACGCGAAAGACATGGGCACCGACCTCAAGTCGGTGCTCATCACCAAGGAAGAGATCGACGCCAAGCTGGCTGAGCTGGCTGCGAAGATCGACGCGGAGTACGTGGGCAAGGACTTGCTGATCGTCGGTGTGCTCAAGGGCGCCGTCATGGTCATGGCGGACCTCGCACGTGCGCTGTCCACCCCCGTCACCATGGACTGGATGGCGGTGTCGTCGTACGGCGCGGGCACCCAGTCCTCGGGTGTGGTGCGGATCCTCAAGGACCTCGACACCGACATCAAGGGCAAGCACGTCCTGATCGTCGAGGACATCATCGACTCCGGGCTGACCCTGTCCTGGCTGATCTCCAACCTCGGCTCCCGCGAGCCGGCCTCCCTCAAGGTGTGCACGCTGCTGCGCAAGCCGGAGGCGGCCAAGGTCGCGATCGACGTGGAGTGGGTCGGCTTCGACATCCCGAACGAGTTCGTGATCGGCTACGGCCTCGACTACGCGGAGAAGTACCGCAACCTCCCGTTCGTCGGTACGCTCGCGCCTCACGTCTACGGCGGCTGA
- a CDS encoding inorganic diphosphatase — protein MEFDVTIEIPKGSRNKYEVDHETGRIRLDRRLFTSTSYPADYGFVENTLGEDGDPLDALVILDEPTFPGCLIQCRAIGMFRMTDEAGGDDKLLCVPAHDPRVEHLRDIHHVSEFDRLEIQHFFEVYKDLEPGKSVEGANWVGRAEAEAEIERSYKRLKEQGGH, from the coding sequence GTGGAGTTCGACGTCACGATCGAGATTCCGAAGGGTTCGCGGAACAAGTACGAGGTGGACCACGAGACCGGTCGGATCCGCTTGGACCGTCGACTCTTCACCTCGACCAGCTACCCGGCCGACTACGGCTTCGTCGAGAACACCCTCGGCGAGGACGGCGACCCGCTGGACGCGCTGGTCATCCTGGACGAGCCGACCTTCCCGGGCTGCCTCATCCAGTGCCGCGCGATCGGCATGTTCCGTATGACGGACGAGGCCGGCGGCGACGACAAGCTGCTGTGCGTCCCGGCGCACGACCCGCGTGTGGAGCACCTGCGGGACATCCACCACGTGTCGGAGTTCGACCGCCTGGAGATCCAGCACTTCTTCGAGGTCTACAAGGACCTCGAGCCCGGCAAGTCCGTCGAGGGCGCCAACTGGGTCGGCCGCGCGGAGGCCGAGGCCGAGATCGAGCGTTCCTACAAGCGCTTGAAGGAGCAGGGCGGTCACTGA
- a CDS encoding DedA family protein, with protein MTTLALGPSWLDPNTLLDNFGIWGLLLIVFAESGLLIGFFLPGDSLLFTCGLLITSNQLDFPLWAAVALICVAAVLGDQAGYLFGKKVGPSLFTRPDSRLFKQENVVKAHEFFEKYGPKSLVLARFVPIVRTFTPIIAGVSGMKYRSFLTFNIIGGVLWGAGVTLLGSWLGKIDFVNNNIEAILILIVLVSVIPIAIEFLRARSKAKKNPPEPEAPQGPAAYQQQPTPPAMDDATRPLRMHQPQQSHDPYQQERHQQDQYAQGYPQQQPQQPYGNQDQGYYQGQGQGYDQNYGQNYDPNYDQSQGQGYPPQQGYPQQQPYSNQDQSYQQYPYGN; from the coding sequence GTGACGACGCTTGCCCTTGGTCCAAGCTGGCTGGATCCGAACACGCTCCTGGACAACTTCGGCATCTGGGGCCTGCTGCTCATCGTCTTCGCCGAGTCCGGCCTGCTGATCGGCTTCTTCCTGCCGGGTGACTCGCTGCTGTTCACCTGCGGCCTGCTGATCACGTCGAACCAGCTGGACTTCCCGCTGTGGGCGGCCGTCGCCCTGATCTGCGTCGCCGCGGTCCTCGGCGACCAGGCGGGTTACCTGTTCGGCAAGAAGGTCGGCCCCTCGCTCTTCACCCGCCCGGACTCCCGCCTCTTCAAGCAGGAGAACGTGGTCAAGGCCCACGAGTTCTTCGAGAAGTACGGGCCCAAGTCCCTGGTCCTCGCCCGCTTCGTGCCCATCGTGCGCACCTTCACGCCGATCATCGCGGGCGTCAGCGGCATGAAGTACCGCTCCTTCCTCACCTTCAACATCATCGGTGGCGTCCTGTGGGGCGCGGGCGTCACGCTGCTCGGCTCCTGGCTCGGCAAGATCGACTTCGTCAACAACAACATCGAGGCGATCCTGATCCTGATCGTCCTCGTCTCGGTGATCCCTATCGCCATCGAGTTCCTGCGGGCGCGCTCCAAGGCCAAGAAGAACCCGCCGGAGCCGGAGGCCCCCCAGGGCCCGGCCGCCTACCAGCAGCAGCCCACGCCCCCCGCCATGGACGACGCGACGCGCCCGCTGCGCATGCACCAGCCGCAGCAGAGCCATGACCCGTACCAGCAGGAGCGGCACCAGCAGGACCAGTACGCCCAGGGATACCCGCAGCAGCAGCCCCAGCAGCCGTACGGCAACCAGGACCAGGGTTACTACCAGGGCCAGGGCCAGGGCTACGACCAGAATTACGGTCAGAACTACGACCCGAACTACGACCAGAGCCAGGGGCAGGGCTACCCGCCCCAGCAGGGTTACCCGCAGCAGCAGCCTTACAGCAACCAGGACCAGAGCTACCAGCAATACCCGTACGGCAACTGA
- a CDS encoding zinc-dependent metalloprotease, whose amino-acid sequence MTSIGGAEMVDWNLAVATATRLVRPGPEVSRDEAREVVAELRRHAKASEEHVRGFTRMGTGDIHDTPILVVDRPGWVRANVAGFRELLKPLLDKMQERRGTTPGGAVLGAVGGKVTGVELGMLLSFLSSRVLGQYETFAPPTRELPAGENGGGRLLLVAPNIVHVERELDVEPHDFRLWVCLHEETHRTQFTAVPWLRDHLEGEIQSFLGETEVDPMTVLERIREAAQSLAGGRPEGEEDDGGRSLVEIVQTPAQREILGRLTAVMSLLEGHADFVMDGVGPDVVPSVGEIREKFQQRRAKGASRLDLALRKLLGLDAKLRQYRDGERFVRAVVDQVGMDGFNRVWTSPNTLPTKTEIAKPADWVARVHRKAES is encoded by the coding sequence ATGACGAGCATCGGTGGTGCCGAGATGGTCGACTGGAATCTCGCGGTGGCGACCGCGACACGGCTTGTGCGGCCTGGCCCCGAGGTGAGCCGCGACGAGGCCCGAGAGGTCGTCGCGGAGCTGCGTCGGCATGCGAAGGCCTCGGAGGAACACGTCCGGGGCTTCACTCGTATGGGCACGGGCGACATCCACGACACCCCCATCCTGGTGGTGGACCGCCCGGGCTGGGTCCGGGCGAACGTCGCGGGGTTCCGGGAGCTCCTGAAGCCCCTGCTGGACAAGATGCAGGAACGGCGGGGGACCACCCCGGGCGGGGCCGTCCTCGGCGCCGTCGGCGGCAAGGTCACCGGCGTGGAGCTGGGCATGCTGCTGTCGTTCCTGTCGTCGCGCGTCCTCGGGCAGTACGAGACCTTCGCCCCGCCGACGAGGGAACTCCCGGCGGGTGAGAACGGCGGCGGCAGGCTCCTCCTCGTCGCGCCGAACATCGTCCATGTGGAGCGCGAACTCGACGTGGAGCCTCACGACTTCCGCCTGTGGGTGTGTCTGCACGAGGAGACGCACCGTACGCAGTTCACGGCCGTGCCCTGGTTGCGCGACCACCTGGAGGGCGAAATCCAGTCTTTCTTGGGCGAGACCGAGGTCGACCCCATGACGGTCCTGGAGCGCATCAGGGAGGCGGCCCAGTCGCTCGCGGGCGGCCGTCCCGAGGGCGAGGAGGACGACGGGGGCCGGTCCCTGGTCGAGATCGTGCAGACGCCGGCCCAGCGTGAGATCCTCGGCCGCCTCACCGCCGTGATGTCCCTCCTGGAGGGCCACGCGGACTTCGTGATGGACGGCGTGGGGCCCGACGTGGTCCCGTCCGTGGGTGAGATCCGCGAAAAGTTCCAGCAGCGCCGGGCCAAGGGGGCCTCGCGGCTCGACCTCGCCCTGCGCAAGCTGCTCGGTTTGGATGCCAAACTGAGGCAGTACAGGGACGGTGAGCGGTTCGTGCGCGCGGTCGTCGACCAGGTGGGCATGGACGGCTTCAACCGGGTGTGGACTTCCCCGAACACCCTCCCGACCAAGACGGAGATCGCCAAACCGGCGGACTGGGTCGCACGGGTGCACCGCAAGGCGGAGTCGTGA
- a CDS encoding DUF3180 domain-containing protein, translating to MKQLRIRTLAAVFVVAGVLSWAGARLWSAVGTLPRVPLAAPIVLALIAVVLLSTALSLRARLKAQRERRPGAKGVDPLMAARAVVFGQASALVAALVSGMYGGTGAFLLESLDVPARRDQAIYAGFSVLAGIAVIAAAFFLERVCKLPEDDDNDHGGAAPVA from the coding sequence GTGAAACAGCTGCGCATCAGGACGCTGGCAGCCGTGTTCGTGGTGGCCGGTGTGCTGTCCTGGGCGGGCGCACGCCTGTGGAGCGCGGTGGGGACCCTCCCGCGAGTCCCGCTGGCCGCCCCCATCGTCCTGGCCCTGATCGCCGTCGTCCTGCTGTCCACGGCGCTCTCGCTGCGCGCCCGCCTCAAGGCCCAGCGTGAACGCCGCCCCGGCGCCAAGGGCGTCGACCCCCTGATGGCGGCCCGCGCGGTCGTCTTCGGCCAGGCGAGCGCCCTGGTCGCCGCCCTGGTGTCGGGCATGTACGGCGGTACGGGCGCGTTCCTGCTCGAGTCCCTGGACGTCCCCGCCCGCCGCGACCAGGCCATCTACGCCGGTTTCTCGGTCCTCGCCGGCATCGCCGTGATAGCGGCCGCCTTCTTCCTGGAGCGCGTCTGCAAGCTCCCTGAGGACGACGACAACGACCACGGCGGCGCGGCCCCGGTCGCCTGA
- the folE gene encoding GTP cyclohydrolase I FolE, producing the protein MTDPVTLDGEGVIGEFDEKRAENAVRELLIAVGEDPDREGLRETPGRVARAYREIFAGLWQKPEDVLTTTFDLGHDEMVLVKDIEVLSSCEHHLVPFVGVAHVGYIPSTDGKITGLSKLARLVDVYARRPQVQERLTTQIADSLMKILEPRGVIVVVECEHMCMSMRGVRKPGAKTITSAVRGQLRDPATRNEAMSLIMAR; encoded by the coding sequence ATGACCGACCCCGTGACGCTGGACGGCGAAGGTGTGATCGGCGAGTTCGACGAGAAGCGCGCGGAGAACGCCGTACGAGAGCTTCTCATCGCGGTCGGAGAGGACCCGGACCGCGAGGGGCTGCGCGAGACGCCCGGGCGGGTCGCCAGGGCGTACAGGGAGATATTCGCGGGGCTGTGGCAGAAGCCCGAGGACGTGCTGACGACCACCTTCGACCTCGGACACGACGAGATGGTGCTCGTGAAGGACATCGAGGTCCTCAGCAGCTGTGAGCACCACCTGGTGCCGTTCGTCGGCGTGGCGCATGTCGGCTACATCCCGTCCACGGACGGCAAGATCACGGGCCTGTCGAAGCTGGCCCGGCTCGTGGACGTCTACGCCCGGCGGCCACAGGTGCAGGAACGGCTCACCACGCAGATCGCCGACTCCCTGATGAAGATCCTGGAGCCGCGCGGGGTGATCGTCGTCGTGGAGTGCGAGCACATGTGCATGTCGATGCGCGGGGTGCGCAAGCCCGGCGCGAAGACCATCACCTCGGCCGTACGCGGCCAGCTGCGCGACCCGGCCACGCGCAACGAGGCGATGAGCCTGATCATGGCGCGCTAG